In Terriglobales bacterium, a genomic segment contains:
- a CDS encoding alkaline phosphatase family protein, whose product MKLLSLALLCLTFVLTGCRGITGGQAESPAKARQLRSNINHIVFMMQENRSFNHYFGKLGEYRERNGFGPASEIDGLPAGATNVSTDGTPIPSFHLETTCVEQLSPDWLESHVAVNRNQPGSSDMPMDGFVINSAKYSQATDHTDKAGARAMGYYDETDLPYYYFMAAQFATSDRWFSPVMSTSIPNRIFLQAGTTAGYVHEPIADQGQCCDQIKTIWHLLSDAGIPWKIYYTDTQPSGLPLTDINNYWPKFAAAHTANIVPLSEYFSDLKNGTLPAVAFIQTGLGSGRDEHPGGQQTPGEGGNDIQLGARFTSEIINAFMFSTAWNDSVFIFTFDESGAFYDHVPPQPAVHPDGIEPKDLLAKDAVIQPQGDFNKTGFRMPLMVISPFAKKNYVSHTVADFTAILKLIQTRFGLPNLSRRDAAQITMTEFFDFDTVPWATAPIPPDQPIDGRCDPSNVPQFGVSVPSTTLAE is encoded by the coding sequence ATGAAGTTATTGTCTCTGGCACTGCTCTGCCTGACGTTTGTTCTCACCGGCTGCCGTGGCATTACGGGAGGCCAGGCTGAAAGTCCCGCCAAAGCCCGTCAGCTACGCAGCAACATCAACCACATCGTCTTCATGATGCAGGAGAACCGCAGCTTCAACCATTACTTCGGGAAGCTTGGTGAGTATCGTGAGCGGAACGGATTTGGGCCGGCATCCGAGATTGACGGCCTGCCTGCGGGCGCTACAAACGTAAGCACCGACGGGACGCCGATTCCCTCTTTTCATCTCGAAACTACTTGTGTGGAACAACTCAGTCCCGACTGGCTGGAAAGCCACGTGGCGGTGAACCGCAATCAGCCTGGATCTTCGGACATGCCGATGGATGGGTTCGTCATCAACTCGGCGAAGTATTCGCAAGCCACCGACCACACCGACAAGGCCGGCGCGCGCGCCATGGGGTATTACGACGAAACTGACCTGCCTTACTACTACTTCATGGCTGCCCAGTTCGCGACCTCGGACCGCTGGTTTTCGCCCGTCATGAGCACGAGCATTCCCAATCGCATCTTCTTACAGGCGGGCACCACGGCTGGCTACGTGCATGAGCCGATCGCCGATCAGGGCCAGTGCTGCGATCAGATCAAGACCATCTGGCACCTTTTGAGTGACGCCGGCATTCCGTGGAAGATCTACTACACCGATACGCAGCCGAGCGGATTACCTTTAACGGACATCAACAATTATTGGCCGAAATTCGCTGCTGCTCACACCGCGAATATCGTGCCGCTGAGTGAGTACTTCTCCGACCTGAAGAACGGTACTCTGCCGGCAGTCGCATTCATCCAAACGGGACTCGGATCGGGACGCGATGAGCATCCGGGCGGACAGCAAACGCCGGGCGAAGGGGGAAATGACATTCAACTCGGTGCGCGATTCACTTCCGAGATCATCAACGCCTTCATGTTCAGCACGGCGTGGAACGACTCGGTGTTCATTTTTACGTTCGACGAATCCGGCGCTTTCTATGATCACGTTCCGCCGCAACCGGCGGTACACCCGGATGGCATCGAGCCGAAAGACCTGCTTGCGAAAGACGCTGTCATCCAGCCACAGGGAGATTTCAACAAGACCGGATTCCGCATGCCGCTGATGGTGATCTCTCCGTTCGCGAAGAAGAACTACGTGTCACATACCGTCGCCGACTTCACGGCGATCCTGAAGCTTATCCAAACGCGTTTCGGATTGCCGAACCTGTCTCGCCGAGATGCCGCGCAGATCACCATGACAGAGTTCTTTGACTTCGATACGGTGCCCTGGGCGACGGCGCCAATCCCGCCTGATCA
- a CDS encoding inner membrane CreD family protein, which translates to MTKRIAALIFIFGCTTLAWIILASTIFARTYTFSDRLGPKVGSTWGTRQEQEPPTATYTVKSKENYEVEEKGRTVVKTREVSQDYEIPVASSDIDVALDLDHRPKGLLWYSTYKVAFNGTYTFTNPTDKDQVVTLSLKFPAEKAMYDELFIRAEDQDLPITNVNGAALAKISLAAGKTVTVKTGYRSQGMESWGYKLGAEVAQARNFTLTMHTNFKDIDFAENTLSPTHKRRTDKGWDLIWKYQNLVSGFEIGVTMPEKLQPGPLAGQISYFAPVSLLFFFFLMFIITTMKGIDLHPMNYFFLATSFFAFHLLLAYLVDHMSIHLAFVICSLVSIFLVVSYLRIVVGPKFAFIEAGITQFVYLVLFSYAFFFKGFTGLAITIGAIVTLFVVMQVTAKINWSEKFAGLKPPAAPRQNPLNGESWVRG; encoded by the coding sequence GTGACCAAACGCATTGCCGCGTTGATCTTCATCTTCGGATGTACCACCCTCGCCTGGATCATTCTCGCTTCGACCATCTTTGCCCGCACCTACACGTTTTCGGACCGTCTCGGACCTAAAGTCGGATCGACCTGGGGTACGCGCCAGGAGCAAGAGCCGCCTACCGCCACTTACACCGTAAAGTCGAAGGAAAACTACGAAGTCGAAGAAAAGGGCAGGACAGTCGTAAAAACCAGGGAAGTAAGCCAGGATTACGAAATACCTGTCGCGAGCAGCGACATCGATGTTGCGCTCGACCTCGATCACCGCCCAAAGGGTCTGCTCTGGTACAGCACCTATAAGGTCGCTTTCAACGGAACGTACACCTTCACCAACCCCACTGACAAAGACCAGGTGGTGACGCTCAGCTTGAAGTTCCCCGCCGAGAAGGCCATGTACGACGAGCTCTTCATCCGCGCCGAGGATCAGGACCTTCCAATTACAAACGTGAATGGCGCGGCGTTGGCGAAAATTTCGCTCGCGGCAGGGAAAACCGTCACGGTGAAAACCGGCTATCGTTCGCAGGGAATGGAATCGTGGGGCTACAAACTCGGAGCCGAGGTCGCGCAGGCCAGGAACTTCACGCTCACGATGCACACGAATTTCAAGGACATCGACTTCGCCGAGAATACTCTGTCTCCCACTCACAAGCGGCGTACCGACAAAGGTTGGGACCTCATCTGGAAATACCAGAACCTCGTCTCAGGCTTTGAGATCGGGGTCACCATGCCCGAGAAACTACAACCCGGCCCACTCGCCGGGCAGATCAGCTACTTCGCGCCGGTGTCGTTGCTGTTCTTTTTCTTCCTGATGTTCATCATCACCACCATGAAGGGTATCGACCTTCATCCCATGAACTACTTCTTCCTCGCCACCTCGTTCTTTGCCTTCCACCTGCTTCTGGCCTACCTGGTGGATCACATGTCCATTCACCTGGCATTCGTGATCTGTTCGCTCGTGTCGATCTTTCTTGTCGTCAGTTACCTCCGCATCGTCGTGGGACCGAAGTTCGCTTTCATCGAGGCAGGCATCACGCAATTCGTGTACTTGGTGCTGTTCTCGTACGCGTTCTTCTTTAAGGGCTTCACGGGATTGGCGATCACCATCGGGGCTATAGTGACCCTGTTCGTCGTCATGCAGGTCACGGCGAAGATCAATTGGTCGGAGAAGTTCGCGGGACTCAAGCCTCCGGCGGCCCCGCGCCAGAATCCGCTGAATGGCGAAAGCTGGGTCAGGGGATAG
- a CDS encoding MFS transporter, translating to MLARVFKAFQYRDFRLMWFGACTSSVGTWMQIVAQGWLIYRLSHSPFLLALDQFLSGIPIFLFSLVGGVIADRVERRRILLMSQYVQMATAATLTVLVVTGVVQVWHILVLSAVSGFAQAFGGPAYQALIPTLVSREDMPNAIALNSIQFNLAVTIGPALAGQALAKFGESWCFGLNALSFLAPIISLWIIKARFYPAKTNESILTSLKKGIEFARRQPSMEALIILAFCMTFLAMPSRTYIPVFVKDIFGRGPETYGNLLSLMGIGSICGSLIMAALGNVRHKGRVALTGLMLLGTGIAGFAVSKHLPLSGGMLLLTGAAMMAVFAMVNSLVQLITTDEMRGRVMSLYNFAFRGGMPMGNLVSGWLVPLFSAPIVLGVNGLLLVALGLYFFLIQRRVAAL from the coding sequence GTGCTGGCACGGGTATTCAAGGCATTTCAATATCGCGACTTCCGCCTGATGTGGTTCGGCGCCTGCACGTCGAGCGTCGGCACCTGGATGCAGATTGTTGCCCAGGGCTGGCTCATCTATCGTCTCAGCCATTCGCCGTTCCTGCTCGCTCTCGACCAGTTCCTTAGCGGCATCCCCATTTTCCTGTTCTCTCTCGTCGGAGGCGTAATCGCCGATCGCGTGGAGCGCCGTCGCATCCTGCTGATGTCGCAGTACGTCCAGATGGCGACAGCCGCCACCCTCACCGTGCTGGTTGTCACCGGTGTTGTCCAGGTTTGGCACATTCTGGTGCTGTCGGCTGTTTCCGGATTCGCGCAGGCCTTCGGCGGCCCGGCCTACCAGGCACTTATTCCGACGCTGGTCAGTCGCGAAGACATGCCGAACGCGATTGCGTTGAATTCCATACAGTTCAACCTCGCGGTCACGATTGGTCCGGCGCTTGCCGGACAGGCGCTCGCGAAGTTCGGTGAATCGTGGTGCTTCGGCCTCAACGCCTTGTCCTTTCTGGCCCCGATCATTTCGCTCTGGATCATCAAGGCGCGCTTCTATCCGGCCAAGACAAACGAATCCATCCTCACCAGCCTAAAGAAGGGCATCGAGTTCGCCCGCCGACAGCCATCGATGGAAGCGCTCATTATCTTGGCCTTCTGCATGACATTCCTGGCGATGCCGTCGCGCACCTATATTCCTGTATTTGTGAAGGACATCTTCGGCCGCGGCCCGGAAACATACGGCAACCTGCTCTCTCTGATGGGCATTGGGTCCATTTGCGGATCGCTCATCATGGCCGCGCTTGGCAACGTCCGCCACAAGGGCCGCGTGGCTCTCACGGGACTCATGCTGCTGGGTACGGGAATAGCAGGCTTCGCCGTATCGAAGCACCTGCCCCTGAGCGGAGGCATGCTGCTGCTGACCGGTGCCGCCATGATGGCCGTCTTCGCCATGGTCAACTCGCTGGTACAGTTGATTACCACCGACGAGATGCGCGGGCGCGTAATGAGCCTCTACAACTTCGCCTTCCGCGGCGGCATGCCGATGGGGAATCTCGTCTCCGGATGGCTGGTGCCGTTGTTCAGCGCGCCAATCGTTCTCGGCGTGAACGGTCTCCTGCTGGTCGCGCTGGGGTTATACTTCTTCCTGATACAGCGGCGAGTGGCGGCCCTGTAG